One Sporomusaceae bacterium FL31 DNA window includes the following coding sequences:
- the nasD_1 gene encoding nitrite reductase [NAD(P)H] — translation MLPKGANLQKIRDGKKTYAITPHLPGGFIKPDAMRKYADVAEKYHGVLKLTSAQRIMITGLKAEDIEHVWDDLGMQPSLGFANCVRSVKICPGSIFCKRGKRDSIKLGMELDKLYHKKEMPSRIKLGVAGCPNSCAEIHVKDVGLMATDEGWDVYVGGTAGSHPRLADKLIEGLTEEEALNIVAIILRYYEKNADIERIGQFIDRIGFKKFQADVLAEFYGKVSQTSQPEKPQSAMGEKLVPIPGGLTEGTLVLGDKITADSVISDIIRVYPQTIPVLRSYGMGCLGCPSSTGEPVAKAAEIHGLNVSELVAALNKVI, via the coding sequence ATGCTGCCAAAAGGTGCCAATTTACAAAAAATACGCGACGGAAAGAAAACCTATGCAATAACCCCTCATTTACCAGGAGGATTTATAAAGCCTGATGCTATGCGCAAGTACGCTGATGTTGCTGAGAAATATCATGGTGTCTTAAAATTAACCTCGGCTCAGCGTATTATGATTACCGGACTGAAGGCCGAAGATATTGAGCATGTATGGGATGACTTGGGGATGCAGCCTTCCTTGGGCTTTGCCAACTGTGTGCGCAGTGTAAAAATATGCCCTGGCAGTATCTTCTGCAAGCGCGGTAAAAGAGACAGCATCAAATTAGGAATGGAACTGGATAAGCTCTATCATAAAAAAGAAATGCCTTCCCGCATTAAACTGGGGGTGGCAGGCTGCCCGAATTCATGTGCTGAAATCCATGTCAAAGATGTGGGCTTGATGGCTACCGATGAAGGCTGGGACGTCTATGTGGGCGGAACGGCTGGCTCACATCCCCGTTTAGCCGATAAGCTTATTGAAGGGCTGACCGAAGAGGAAGCGCTGAACATTGTTGCCATCATTTTGCGCTATTACGAGAAGAATGCTGACATTGAACGGATCGGACAGTTTATTGACCGCATTGGCTTTAAAAAATTCCAGGCTGATGTGTTAGCCGAGTTTTATGGCAAAGTCAGTCAAACCAGCCAGCCTGAAAAACCGCAATCAGCAATGGGTGAGAAGCTAGTTCCCATTCCGGGCGGCTTGACTGAAGGCACTTTGGTGCTTGGTGACAAGATCACGGCTGACAGTGTCATTAGTGATATTATCAGAGTCTATCCTCAAACCATTCCGGTATTGCGTTCTTATGGCATGGGCTGTCTTGGCTGCCCATCATCAACTGGGGAACCAGTGGCTAAGGCCGCAGAAATTCATGGCCTTAATGTAAGCGAGCTTGTAGCTGCATTAAATAAAGTTATATAA
- the xpt gene encoding xanthine phosphoribosyltransferase: MELLKQKILAEGTVLRGNVLKVDSFLNHQLDPVLTMQMGAEFAQRFEGCKVDKVLTIESSGIAVALATALKFNVPLVFARKKKSVLMNEDCYSAEVFSYTKQETSNITVLQKFLTAGEKILIIDDFLASGEAALGLANLARLAGCEVVGIGIVIEKSFQAGADKLRQANYRLESLVRIASLDDCKVTFL; the protein is encoded by the coding sequence ATGGAATTACTCAAACAGAAGATTCTTGCCGAAGGTACTGTATTGCGCGGCAATGTTCTTAAAGTGGATTCTTTCCTAAATCATCAATTAGATCCTGTGCTGACGATGCAGATGGGGGCAGAATTTGCTCAACGTTTCGAAGGCTGTAAGGTAGATAAGGTACTAACCATTGAATCATCCGGTATTGCCGTTGCATTAGCCACCGCATTAAAATTTAACGTGCCTCTTGTATTCGCCCGGAAAAAGAAATCTGTGTTAATGAACGAAGATTGCTATAGTGCAGAAGTTTTTTCTTATACCAAACAAGAGACAAGCAATATTACCGTACTGCAGAAATTTCTAACAGCCGGAGAGAAAATCTTAATTATTGATGATTTCCTGGCAAGTGGTGAAGCCGCTTTAGGCTTAGCCAACCTGGCTCGCCTTGCAGGCTGTGAAGTAGTCGGAATCGGTATCGTGATTGAAAAAAGCTTTCAAGCCGGTGCTGATAAACTGCGCCAAGCCAACTATCGGCTGGAATCACTGGTGCGAATCGCTTCCTTAGACGACTGTAAAGTAACGTTCTTATAA
- the rfaQ_2 gene encoding lipopolysaccharide core heptosyltransferase RfaQ — protein MTKNPRILIIRLSSIGDVLHCTPVARTLKETMPECHITWIVGQVAADMLRYNPYIDELYVWPREQWEKAMRAGRFREAWQLWQQLRSYFKTRHYDIALDIHGLFLSGMVTAASHTPRRIGLSNTRELNHLFMTETAPPPPGPHVIQRYLSALQPLNITTTDYRMTLVVPPSAAEFAENLLQQHQVLPQDKLVVVNPVTTWSAKNWPPERFAKVIQELSQHAKVLLCGGPSDRAISDTIVKMAGVPVIDAVGRTSLLEMAALLQRSQVLVVGDTGPLHMAIAVGTPSVSIFGATDYRRFGPLDPNHTVLTGETICPPCHKTVCRTKDLRCLKSTTPETVVKHTLSILNSR, from the coding sequence ATGACCAAGAATCCCCGCATCCTGATCATACGATTAAGTTCCATTGGCGATGTCCTGCATTGTACGCCAGTAGCCCGCACACTCAAAGAGACTATGCCAGAGTGTCACATTACCTGGATTGTCGGTCAGGTCGCTGCGGACATGCTGCGCTATAATCCCTATATTGATGAGCTCTATGTTTGGCCGCGCGAGCAATGGGAAAAAGCCATGCGGGCCGGACGCTTCCGGGAAGCTTGGCAGTTATGGCAGCAGTTACGCAGTTATTTTAAAACAAGACACTATGATATCGCTCTTGATATTCACGGATTATTTTTAAGCGGCATGGTCACAGCAGCTAGCCATACCCCCAGACGAATCGGCCTCAGCAACACCCGTGAACTCAATCATCTGTTTATGACTGAAACGGCACCGCCCCCGCCAGGTCCTCATGTCATCCAGCGTTATTTAAGCGCCCTTCAGCCATTAAACATCACTACCACCGACTATCGCATGACTTTGGTGGTACCCCCATCAGCCGCTGAGTTTGCTGAAAACTTATTGCAGCAGCATCAAGTATTGCCTCAGGACAAATTGGTGGTTGTAAACCCGGTAACAACCTGGTCGGCAAAAAACTGGCCGCCAGAGCGCTTCGCCAAAGTCATTCAAGAACTCAGTCAGCATGCTAAAGTCCTGCTCTGCGGCGGTCCCAGTGATCGCGCCATTAGTGATACCATTGTAAAAATGGCTGGCGTTCCAGTTATTGACGCCGTCGGACGCACCAGCCTACTGGAAATGGCTGCTTTACTCCAGCGTTCTCAGGTCTTGGTAGTCGGTGATACTGGGCCACTGCACATGGCCATCGCGGTTGGTACTCCCAGCGTCAGCATCTTTGGCGCTACTGATTACAGAAGGTTCGGACCGCTTGATCCTAACCATACTGTATTGACTGGCGAAACCATTTGTCCGCCTTGCCACAAGACAGTGTGCCGAACCAAGGATTTACGGTGCCTCAAGAGCACCACCCCTGAGACAGTTGTGAAGCACACGCTGTCCATCCTTAATTCACGCTAA
- a CDS encoding alkaline phosphatase, translating into MDDFISTSLNYISVWGYPAITLALLLANIGVPLPSEITLGFAGFLVSCGRLNFAPVIIAGIAGELLGACLAYGIGYYGGLSLIENYGRMFGLTVGKMERTRVWFSKYGAATLYFGRLLPVVRGVISIPAGFIRLDFWNFFLYTGFSSATWVVLLVYMGQLLGENWREVDAIGYGLGKAIIILALIGLIAFLYRKKNRRGFHN; encoded by the coding sequence ATGGACGATTTTATTAGCACCAGTCTAAACTATATTTCCGTGTGGGGGTACCCGGCCATTACTCTGGCCTTGCTGTTGGCCAATATTGGGGTGCCTTTACCCAGTGAAATCACCTTAGGTTTTGCTGGTTTTTTAGTGTCTTGCGGGCGGCTGAATTTTGCTCCGGTTATTATTGCCGGGATTGCGGGCGAATTATTAGGAGCGTGCCTGGCCTATGGCATTGGTTATTATGGCGGATTGAGCTTGATTGAAAACTATGGACGGATGTTCGGGCTTACAGTGGGGAAAATGGAACGGACCCGGGTCTGGTTTAGTAAATATGGGGCCGCAACCCTGTACTTTGGCCGCTTGCTGCCAGTTGTGCGCGGGGTTATTTCAATACCAGCCGGATTTATTCGCTTGGACTTTTGGAATTTTTTCTTATATACCGGCTTTAGCTCAGCAACCTGGGTTGTTCTGTTAGTCTATATGGGGCAGCTATTAGGAGAAAATTGGCGGGAAGTGGATGCAATCGGCTATGGGCTGGGAAAAGCGATTATCATCCTGGCTCTTATTGGCCTAATTGCCTTTTTATATCGTAAAAAAAACCGACGCGGGTTTCATAATTAA